The genomic interval GCGGCAGCCGAGGGTGCCTGACTCCCGCCCCTCACCGTGGGCCGCCAGACACCGCCATCAGTTAACCTAGCGGCCCGCATTTCTTTCTGAAGGCACACCATGAACGCACCCGCCTCTCTCACCGATGAATTGCTGTCGCAGCTGCAGGGCGCGCCGCTGCAGCAGATAGCCAGCCAGTTGGGCACCAACCCCTCGCAGGCGCAGAGCGCGGTAGCGGCGGCGCTGCCCATGCTGCTAGGCGCCCTGGGGCGCAACGCAGCGCAGCCCCAGGGCGCGGCCGACCTGTTGGGCGCCCTGCAGCGCGACCACGTGGGCCGCGCCGCTGGCGGTGGCGGGCTCGGCGATCTGCTGGGCTCGGTGCTCGGCGGCATGGGAGGCGGTGGCGGTGCCGGGGGTGCCGCCGATGGCGCCAGCATCCTGGGCCACATTTTTGGGGGCAACCAGCAGCGCGCCGAAGCGGGTCTGGGCCAGGCCACGGGCCTGGGGGCCAATGCGGGGCAGCTGCTGCAGATCCTTGCCCCCATCGTGATGGCGTTTCTGGCGCAGCGCACTCAGGCGGGCGGCATGGACGCCGGTGGCCTGGGCGCGGTGCTGGGCCGTGAGCACGCCCAGGTGCGCCAGCAGGGTGGCGTGGGTGGCGACCTGCTGGGCAGCCTGCTCGACCAGGACGGCGACGGCCAGGTCGGCCTGGGTGATCTGATCAAGATCGGTGGCGGCCTGCTGGGCGGGCGCCGCTGAGCCTCCCGGCACCCCGTGCAGGCCCTTGGCTTACGGCAGCGGCTGCGCGGGGCTCTGCCACGCATTGCTTCATTTTTAATAGCTGCTTGCGCAGGCACAGCAAGCGCTCTGCCCACTTTTAATGAAGTTCGCGCAGATTTCCGCCCGTCGGACACCCTGATCCTCTCGCGCGAGGGCGAGGTGCTGCAACGCCTGCGCACCGATGCCACCGTGCGGCGCGGCCAGTGGGTGCCGCTGGCCGACGTGTCGCCTGCGCTGCGCCAGGCACTGGTGCTCAGCGAGGACAAGCGCTTTTACGAACACAGCGGTGTGGACTGGCGCGCCGCGTCGGCGGCCGCCTGGGGCAACCTGTGGAACCAGCGCACGCGCGGGGCCAGCACCATCACCATGCAGCTGGCGGGCCTGCTGGACGGCGACTGGCGCCAGGGCCCCGGCGGGCGCACCGTGGTGCAAAAGCTCGGGCAGACGGTGGCCGCCCAGGTGCTCGACCGCCGCTGGCGCAAGGACCAGATCCTGGAGGCCTACCTCAACCTCGTGCCGTTTCGCAGCGAGCTGGTGGGCATCGACGCCTTGAGCCGCACGCTGTTTGGCAAGGCCGCCCATGGCCTGGACGACCGCGAGGCGGCGGTGGCCGCCGCCCTGGTGCGCGCACCCAACGCCCGGCCTGCGCTGGTGGCGCAGCGGGCCTGCGGCGTGCTGCGCGACATGCAGCAGCGCCCCCATGCACCCGCAGCGCGTGTGGACTGCGATGCGCTGGACCTCTTCGCTACCGCCGCGCTGCAGCGCCGCGCCTTTGACGCCAGCGAGGGCGTGGCCCCGCACTTTGCGCGCTACCTGCTGCGCCAGCAGTTCAAGGACGGTGCGGCCATGCCCGAGCGCGTGCCCACCACCCTGCGCGCGCCACTGCAGCGTTTTGCCGCGCAGACCCTGCAGCAGCACCTGCGCGAGCTGCGCGGGCGCAATGTGGAAGACGGCGCCGT from Acidovorax sp. FHTAMBA carries:
- a CDS encoding DUF937 domain-containing protein codes for the protein MNAPASLTDELLSQLQGAPLQQIASQLGTNPSQAQSAVAAALPMLLGALGRNAAQPQGAADLLGALQRDHVGRAAGGGGLGDLLGSVLGGMGGGGGAGGAADGASILGHIFGGNQQRAEAGLGQATGLGANAGQLLQILAPIVMAFLAQRTQAGGMDAGGLGAVLGREHAQVRQQGGVGGDLLGSLLDQDGDGQVGLGDLIKIGGGLLGGRR